A section of the Acanthochromis polyacanthus isolate Apoly-LR-REF ecotype Palm Island chromosome 1, KAUST_Apoly_ChrSc, whole genome shotgun sequence genome encodes:
- the LOC110956653 gene encoding dr1-associated corepressor yields the protein MQIVIYYLISICSQKRIKKIMQKDTEVGRIAMAVPVIISRALEMFLKSLLTKTCLITQSKLSAVVSVAHMKQCIESEKLFHFLKDLAERTSTTAAQKDNRTGMNVWPLYRNKGHEICAKKPPEAAETSLDNEDSSSESELYICL from the exons atgcagatcgttatttattatttaatttccaTTTGTTCTCAGAAGCGCATCAAGAAGATCATGCAGAAGGACACGGAGGTCGGCAGGATTGCGATGGCTGTTCCTGTGATCATCT CTCGAGCCTTGGAGATGTTCCTGAAGTCTCTGCTGACTAAAACCTGCCTGATCACTCAGTCCAAGCTGAGTGCCGTCGTTTCCGTGGCTCACAT GAAGCAGTGCATCGAGTCAGAGAAACTCTTCCACTTCCTTAAAGATTTGGCAGAAAGAACTTCGACTACGGCGGCCCAGAAGGACAACAGAACGGGGATGAACGTGTGGCCGTTATACAG GAACAAAGGACACGAAATTTGTGCTAAAAAGCCGCCCGAAGCCGCAGAAACGTCTCTGGACAACGAGGACAGCTCCAGT GAATCGGAGCTTTACATCTGCTTATAA
- the ahsa1b gene encoding activator of 90 kDa heat shock protein ATPase homolog 1b yields MAKWGEGDPRWIVEERADATNVNNWHWTERDATNWSSDKLKSLLLGLNVENEEGTCEVTEVSKVEGEASINNRKGKLIFFYEWNLKATWTGKSKAGVKYKGTIEVPNLSDENDMEDLDISVSLNKDEPDTPLTNLMKTKGAEKIREALGSYVGFLKTEFTQGMILPTANGVAKLQSSSQSKAKVDRTQISSSGGSSAPINAGVKIPTCKFSMRETFLTSPPELYRVFLNQEMVQAFTHGAATVDGERGGKFRLLEGNVFGEFTELIPDEKIVMKWRYNTWPCEHYATITLSFLDRSSETELKVECRGVPDSEEEQTREGWKRYYFGAIKQTFGFGARLF; encoded by the exons ATGGCCAAGTGGGGAGAAGGAGACCCTCGCTGGATCGTGGAGGAGAGAGCGGACGCCACTAATGTCAACAACTGGCACTG GACTGAACGAGACGCAACAAACTGGTCGTCGGATAAATTAAAATCTTTGCTCCTCGGGCTGAACGTGGAGAACGAGGAGGGGACGTGCGAGGTGACAGAAGTCAGCAAAGTGGAAGGAGAGGCATCGATTAACAACCGCAAAGGGAAacttatcttcttttatgagtGGAACCTGAAAGCTACTTGGACCG GAAAGTCAAAAGCAGGAGTGAAATATAAAGGAACCATTGAAGTTCCAAACCTGTCTGACGAAAACGACATGGAGGATCTTGAT ATTTCCGTATCGTTGAACAAAGACGAACCCGACACGCCGTTGACCAACCTGATGAAGACGAAAGGAGCCGAGAAAATCCGCGAAGCGCTGGGAAGTTACGTCGGGTTCCTGAAAACAG AGTTCACACAGGGAATGATCCTCCCGACAGCCAACGGCGTGGCCAAGCTGCAGTCCTCATCGCAGTCCAAAGCTAAGGTGGACAGAACTCAG ATTTCCTCCTCGGGCGGCTCGTCTGCTCCCATCAACGCCGGCGTTAAGATCCCCACCTGTAAGTTCAGCATGAGGGAAACGTTCCTCACCTCGCCGCCGGAGCTCTACAGGGTTTTCCTCAACCAGGAG ATGGTTCAGGCGTTCACACACGGTGCGGCCACAGTGGACGGAGAACGAGGAGGAAAGTTCCGTCTGCTAGAAGGGAACGTTTTCGGTGAATTCACAGAGCTG ATCCCCGATGAGAAAATAGTCATGAAGTGGAGGTATAACACCTGGCCCTGTG AGCATTACGCGACGATCACGCTGTCCTTCTTGGACCGGAGCAGCGAGACGGAGCTGAAGGTGGAGTGTCGAGGCGTCCCGGACAGCGAGGAGGAGCAGACCAGGGAGGGCTGGAAGAGATACTACTTCGGCGCCATCAAACAGACTTTTGGCTTCGGAGCGCGACTCTTCTGA